The genomic segment CAACGGCGCGGGCAAGACGACCACGCTGCGGGTGCTGATGGGGCTGACCCAGCCCACCGCCGGGGAGATCTACGTCTTCGGTCACCGGCTGGTGCCGGGCTCACCGGTGCTGTCCCGGATCGGCGCGCTGGTCGAGGGGCCGGGCTTCCTGCCCCACCTGTCCGGCCTGGACAACCTGAAGGCGTACTGGCGGGCGACCGGGCGGCCGTGGGAGGACGCGCACTTCGACGAGGCGCTGGAGATCGCCGGCCTGGGTGACTCGGTGCACCGGCGGACGAAGAAGTACAGCCACGGCATGCGGCAGCGGCTGGCCATCGCCCAGGCCATGCTGGGCCTGCCCGAGCTGCTCGTGCTGGACGAGCCGACGGACGGGCTGGACCCGCCGCAGATCGCCGAGATGCGCCGGGTGCTCCAGCGCTACGCCACCGACGGCCGGGCGGTGCTGGTCTCCAGCCACCTGCTGGCCGAGGTGGAGCAGACCTGCACGCACGCGGTGGTGGTGAACAAGGGGCGGATCGTGGCGTCCGGCCCGGTGGAGGACATCGTCGGCGAGTCGCCGAGCGTGCTGTTCGAGGTGAGCGACCCGGACGCGGCGCGTACGGTGCTCGACCGGCTCGACGGCGTACGGGTGTTGCCCGACACCGAGGGCGGGCTGGTGGTCGACACGAACGGCACCGCCCGCAGCGAGGTGGTGGCCGAACTGGTCCGGGCCGGCATCGGGGTGGACCGGGTGGTGCCCCGGCGCCGCCTGGAGGACGCGTTCCTCGCCCTGGTGGGCCAGAACTCTCGGGGAAGCGGGGACCGGTGATGGCGGGTTCGTCTGTGGCATCGTCGCCTGGTGGCGGCACGTCCGGTACGGCGGCGCCGGGCCCCGGCGGCGCGGCGGCCGGTTACCGGCCCTCGGCCACGCTCCCGTTCGCGGCGGAGTTCCGGCGGCAGGCGTCGCGCCGGCGTACCCAGCTCGCGCTGGGCTTCATGGTGCTGCTGCCGCTGATCATCCTGGTGGCGTTCCAGTTCGACGCCGGGGACGACGACGGCGGCGGGCGGGGCGAGTTCTCCAGCCTGGCCGACCTGGCCACCTCGGGCGGGCTCAACTTTACCCTGTTCTCGATCCTGGTGTCCGCGTCGTTCCTGCTGGTCGTGGTGGTGGCGCTGTTCTGCGGCGACACGGTGGCGAGCGAGGCGAGCTGGGGCAGCCTGCGCTACCTGCTGGCGGTGCCGGTGCCCCGGGCCCGGCTGCTCGCGGTGAAGCTGGTCGTCGCGCTCGCGTACTCCGGACTGGCCCTGCTGTTGCTCGCCGGCACCGCGCTGCTCGCCGGCACGCTCCGGTACGGCTGGAAGCCGCTGAGCAGCCAGGTGTCGGCGGAGCTGGCCCCGGCCGACGGGTTGCTACGGCTGCTCGGCGTGCTCGGCTACCTGGCGGTCGTGCTGCTGGTGGTGGCCGGGCTGGCGTTCCTGCTGTCGGTGACCACCGATGCCGCGCTGGGCGCGGTCGGCGGGGCGGTGCTGCTCTGGATCCTGTCCAGCATCCTGGACCAGATCACCGCGTTGGGCGGGCTGCGGAACCTGCTGCCGACCCACTACAGCAGCGCCTGGCTGGGGTTGCTGTCGACGCCGATGCAGACCGACGACGTGGTCAAGGGCGCGTTCTCGGCGGTCGTCTACGCCACGTTGTTCTGGGGCGTGGCCTTCTGGCGTTTCACCCGTAAGGACGTCACGAGCTGAGGTGACCCGGGAGGGGGTCGCGTCAGCGGCGGCCCGGCCCATATCATGGGAGCGTTCCCATGCAATTGTCCCGCCTGCAAAGAAATCGATTAACATCGATACGTGTGATCGCCATCCTGGAGCCGTCAAACACTCGTCCCAGGAGGTCACACATGATCCCGACCCAGCTCAGCGGCCCTGTCCTGTCCCTGTTCCGCGTGGTGGTGGGGTTGCTGTTCCTATGCCACGGCGCGGCGTCGATATTCGGCGTCCTCGGCGGCAACCGAGGCTCCGGCGAGGCCGTCCCGTTCGCCACCTGGCCC from the Micromonospora sp. WMMA1947 genome contains:
- a CDS encoding ABC transporter permease subunit; this translates as MAGSSVASSPGGGTSGTAAPGPGGAAAGYRPSATLPFAAEFRRQASRRRTQLALGFMVLLPLIILVAFQFDAGDDDGGGRGEFSSLADLATSGGLNFTLFSILVSASFLLVVVVALFCGDTVASEASWGSLRYLLAVPVPRARLLAVKLVVALAYSGLALLLLAGTALLAGTLRYGWKPLSSQVSAELAPADGLLRLLGVLGYLAVVLLVVAGLAFLLSVTTDAALGAVGGAVLLWILSSILDQITALGGLRNLLPTHYSSAWLGLLSTPMQTDDVVKGAFSAVVYATLFWGVAFWRFTRKDVTS